A stretch of Lutra lutra chromosome 9, mLutLut1.2, whole genome shotgun sequence DNA encodes these proteins:
- the GNLY gene encoding granulysin isoform X2, producing the protein MRSRTRQGHVVRWPACIKGVWRLCVSSCPTMTVWALLLLASVLLATPGLTFSGLTHEDNDLSMADMYEEEQFFKILAEEDPKGDQIITPCKTCMVIIKWLGRIVRHNHTQALENDNSPQKICVKIRMCRPEIGLGASGALPDPQEKHGIFNNYRQLLPS; encoded by the exons ATGAGAAGCAGGACCCGTCAAGGTCACGTTGTCAGGTGGCCAGCCTGCATAAAGGGGGTGTGGAGGCTGTGTGTCAGCAGCTGCCCCACCATGACCGTCTGGGCCCTCCTGCTCCTCGCGTCGGTGCTCCTGGCCACCCCAG GTCTGACCTTTTCTGGTCTGACCCATGAGGACAATGACCTGTCCATGGCTGACATGTATGAGGAAGAGCAGTTCTTCAAGATCCTGGCCGAGGAGGACCCCAAG GGTGACCAGATAATCACCCCCTGTAAGACGTGTATGGTTATAATCAAGTGGCTGGGAAGAATCGTGAGACACAATCACACGCAG GCTCTCGAGAATGACAATTCCCCCCAGAAAATCTGTGTGAAAATCAGGATGTGCAGACCAGAAATAG GTCTTGGAGCCTCTGGGGCCTTACCGGACCCTCAGGAGAAGCACGGAATCTTCAACAACTATCGCCAGCTCCTGCCTTCCTAA
- the GNLY gene encoding granulysin isoform X1 — MRSRTRQGHVVRWPACIKGVWRLCVSSCPTMTVWALLLLASVLLATPGLTFSGLTHEDNDLSMADMYEEEQFFKILAEEDPKGDQIITPCKTCMVIIKWLGRIVRHNHTQEAIKWAVSVVCRKIHIPKCLCDKTVKTVTKYLSAITKALENDNSPQKICVKIRMCRPEIGLGASGALPDPQEKHGIFNNYRQLLPS, encoded by the exons ATGAGAAGCAGGACCCGTCAAGGTCACGTTGTCAGGTGGCCAGCCTGCATAAAGGGGGTGTGGAGGCTGTGTGTCAGCAGCTGCCCCACCATGACCGTCTGGGCCCTCCTGCTCCTCGCGTCGGTGCTCCTGGCCACCCCAG GTCTGACCTTTTCTGGTCTGACCCATGAGGACAATGACCTGTCCATGGCTGACATGTATGAGGAAGAGCAGTTCTTCAAGATCCTGGCCGAGGAGGACCCCAAG GGTGACCAGATAATCACCCCCTGTAAGACGTGTATGGTTATAATCAAGTGGCTGGGAAGAATCGTGAGACACAATCACACGCAG GAAGCCATCAAGTGGGCTGTGTCCGTGGTATGCCGGAAGATACACATACCCAAGTGTCTATGTGACAAAACAGTTAAAACAGTTACTAAATACCTTAGTGCCATCACCAAGGCTCTCGAGAATGACAATTCCCCCCAGAAAATCTGTGTGAAAATCAGGATGTGCAGACCAGAAATAG GTCTTGGAGCCTCTGGGGCCTTACCGGACCCTCAGGAGAAGCACGGAATCTTCAACAACTATCGCCAGCTCCTGCCTTCCTAA